The nucleotide sequence ACGTTAGCAATGTGCAGAACACAACCTACTTAATCTCCTATAATCCGCAAATTCGTGAATTCCTCTATCAAGAGAAGCTAGATCAAGCAGCTCGGGATGAGGGATTGGAATTTATGAGAGGGTTTCCAACGCTGCAGACAGAAATTGCCGGTATTATGGTTGTGAATTCGCAAGGGGATTACTTAAGCAATGATATGTATTCGCGATCTTCGGCTAAAGATTTGACGTTAGAGCGATGGTATCAAGAGGCGGTTGCAACAAAAGGGATTTTCAAAGTTATCGGTCATCCTCATGGACGTAATATCACCACGCATGCGAACTATAAAGACAATGAAGTGGTATCCGCAGTGAGAGCGATTCTGGATCCGGAGACACAGAAGGTCATGGGCGTCGTGCTGATCGATTTAAAGCTGAGGGTCATAGTGGAAACAGCTCAAGATGTCCGTCTAGGGAAAACGGGTCTGCTCATGGTTATGGATGAGAATGGGGACCCCATCTATGTACCCAAGCAGCTCGGATTTCAATCTATTCCGTTAAATTGGTTCAAAGGGCAGACTTCCGGACAATTCGTGGAGCAAATTAACGGACGGGAGCTGCAGTTCATTTTTCGCAAATCCTCCTTCACCAACTGGTCAACAATTGGAGTGTTTTCCACGGATGAGGCCGCTCCTGAGGTGCGCCAAATACGGCTCTATATTGGAACCTTTGTCTTTGTTGTTTGTTTATTAGGAATAACAGCCTCCTTCGCTCTATCTCATGGAATATCAAGACCTATTCATCGGTTAATGGCATTCATGCAACGTGCAGAATCTGGTGATTTAAAGACCCGCTACTGGGGTGATGCAATGGATGAAATCGGGATGCTAGGCCGCAGTTACAATAGTATGCTGACTAAAATAAATGATTTGCTCCAATTGACGGAGAAACAGGAGAAGCAGAAATGGGAAGCCGAGCTGCGTATTCTTCAGGCGCAAATTAAACCCCATTTCCTGTATAACACGTTAGACACCATACATTGGATGGCTCGTAAACAGGGAGCAGAGGATGTATCGGAAATGGTAGAGGCTTTATCGAAGTTGTTCCGAATAGGGCTGAGTAAAGGGAATGAGTTCATTCCGCTCGCCGAGGAATTCGACCATATCCGCAGCTATTTGCAAATTCAGAAGCTCCGTTACAAAGATAAACTGAAATATACGCTAGATCTCGATTCGCGAATAGCACATCTACCCGTGCTTAAGGTCATCCTTCAGCCTATCGTAGAAAATGCAATCTATCATGGCATTAAAGAGCGTCGCGGGCCCGGGAATATAACCGTCACTGGAATGCGGCTTGATGATCGAATTCATCTGTCCGTCAGTGACGATGGAGTGGGAATGAACGAACAAACTCTGGTTCAAATAAGGGGGCGATTGAATAACCCGTTGAATGCACAGGCCGAAACGAATGGTTCTGGTTATGGTCTTGCAAATGTACAAGCTCGAATAAAGTTAACTTATCATTCAACGAATTGTGGCATCTTTATCGACAGTAAGCCAGGGAGCGGAACAATTGTGTCGCTTACCTATCCAATCCATGAAGAGGAGGAATAGACTTGCAGTCATCCAAATGGAAGGTCATTATCGCCGATGATGAACAGATTATTCGTGAAGGCATTCGAGAGGTAATCGATTGGCCAACTCTTGGAATGGAAGTTGTGGCAGAGGCGGAGGATGGGGAAGAAGCGCTAGAGCTGGCGATCCATCACAAATCTGATGTTATGCTCGTAGATCTCAATATGCCGATTATGAATGGGCTTACGTTAATTCAAGAGTTGAGACGTCAACTTCCGGAAATTCGAATCGTCATTGTGACCGGCCATGATGAGTTTAATTATGCTCAGCAAGCCGTACATTTCGGAGTGGATGAGTATATTCTAAAGCCAGCTTATCCGGCGCAGCTAACAGAGGTGTTGCACAGAATAAAGCATCAACTGGAGCAATCCTATGAACAGGAGAAGCTTATGGAGCATGCCTCACGTCAAATTCGCAAGAACATTCCGCTGCTTCGGGAACGGTTTTGCAACGAGTGGATTGAGGATGCACTTAGTAAGCAAGAGGTACAGGAACAATTACGTTTCCTTCACTTGCCGAATACACCCCCATCTATATTCGGGATCATCCGCTGGCCAGAAATTGATTTGGGACAATCTGTACGACCGGAGCGGGAGCGCCAGCTTATGCTTTTTGCCATCGAGAATATCGCGGAGGAAATTATATCTCCATATACAACCGTTCTATTTAGAGATCCTCTTGGATTTATTTGCGTAGTTGTATGGGATACGACGGATATTACGCTGTTCACATCCATTGAACTTTCTGTTAATCAGTATCTCAAGCTACAAGTAATCGCAAATGCGGAGCCCATTGACTGTGGCTTAGACGGTGTTGCTGCAGCGTATCGTAAAGCACGTGGAGGCGTCTACAAAGAAGCATCAATTTCCCCCCTCGTGAGACGAGCAAGACAATATTTACGCGACCATTATGAAGATCCGATGCTTTCATTGGATGGCACAGCTAAGGCAATCGGGGTGTCATCCGTCTATTTGAGCCGCTTGTTTAAACAAGAGCTGGGCATTTCTTTCGTAACACTGCTGACTCAAATTCGGATTTCGAAATCAGCCCAGCTTCTCAACGCTACGACTCGCAGTATTGCCGATATTGCTGGAGCAGTGGGGTATGACTCACAGCATTATTTCAGCACGATCTTCAAAAAAACAGTAGGCGTTTCTCCCATCCGTTATCGAAAAGGTGAGCCCTTCGAGGAGGAATAAGCGAGATCGGGTAGTTGATTTGATCCTAAACAAAGGTTTGTTTTTTGTAAAAAGTTGTATGGATTACCGAAAGACCCGCACACTCCCCTCATGATAAATTCAACTTAGTCAAAGACGAAAGGGGAGTTTCACTTGAAGAAGAGTTCAATCATTGCACTTATGTTAGTTTTAATTGTCGTACTGGCTGCATGTGGCAAAAACAACAATGAGTCCACCGGAGGTAAAAGTAGCGACGGGGAAAAAGGGACGATCGGAATCGCGATGCCGACGAAATCGTCTGAGCGTTGGGTCAATGACGGCGCGAACATGGTGAAGGAATTCAAAAATCTTGGATATGGTACAGATCTTCAATACGGAGAAGACGTCATCGAAAATCAAGTATCCCAAATCGAGAACATGATTACTAAAGGTGTGAAATTACTTGTTATCGCTTCCATTGATGGTGAAGCTCTAACAGACGTGCTGCAAAAAGCGGCAGATGCCAAAATACCTGTTATCGCTTATGACCGTTTAATCAAGAAATCCGAACATGTCAGCTATTATGCGACATTCGATAACTTCAAAGTCGGTGTACTGCAAGCCTCCTACCTGGAGGAGAAGCTTGGCCTCAAAGAGGGCAAAGGTCCTTTCAATATTGAGCTATTCGCTGGTTCCCCAGACGACAACAATGCTTACTTTTTCTTCGATGGTGCGATGAGCGTACTGCAGCCGTATATCGATAGTGGCAAGCTGGTCGTCAAAAGCGGGCAAACGAAATTCGACCAAGTTGCAACCCTTCGTTGGGATGGCGGGGTAGCTCAATCCCGTATGGACAACTTGTTATCCGCTAACTATTCTTCCGCCAATGTTGATGCCGTATTATCGCCATATGACGGAATCACGATCGGAATTTTATCATCGCTTAAAGGTGTAGGTTATGGCTCATCTGACAAACCGCTTCCGATTACTTCTGGTCAGGATGCGGAGTTGGCTTCGGTTAAATCGATTATTGCCGGTGAGCAAACATCAACTGTATTCAAAGATACGCGTGAGCTTGCTAAAGTAGCTGTTAATATGGCTGTTGCCGTTCTTTCTAATAAAACACCGGAAATCAATGATGAGAAAACCTATGACAATGGCGTGAAGATTGTTCCTTCCTACCTGCTCGTCCCGATTTCCGTTGATAAATCCAACTATAAAGAAGTGTTGGTCGACAGCGGTTACTTCACTGAGGACCAACTGAAGTAAGAGTTGGACGATTAGCACGGAAAAAGCCGAATGGTTTAGTGATGGCCGTCATCGGGTCATCACTAAATCATTTCTACTTTCAAATGAGGGCCGGGTGAGGAAATGGCAGACTATATCTTGGAGATGCGTAATATAACCAAGACATTCCCCGGCGTGAAGGCGCTTGCGAATGTCAACCTGAAAGTTGCTGAAGGTGAGGTTCACGCTCTGTGTGGCGAGAATGGGGCGGGCAAATCTACCTTGATGAAAGTACTCAGCGGCGTGTATCCGCATGGGACCTATGAGGGAGATATTTTATACAAAAATCAAATCTGTGAATTTAAAGATATTAAGCAAAGCGAAAGCTTGGGAATTGTAATTATCCATCAAGAACTCGCGCTGATTCCGTATCTGTCGATTGCAGAAAATATATTTTTAGGGAATGAACAATCAAGAAGAGGCGTAATCAATTGGAATAATACGATCATCCGAACAAGAGAGCTGCTTCAAACGGTCGGTTTGGGTGAAAACCCGAACACGCTGATCACGAACCTAGGAGTCGGTAAGCAACAGCTTGTAGAGATCGCTAAAGCGTTGTCTAAAGAAGTGAAGCTACTCATTCTGGATGAGCCGACAGCTGCTTTAAACGAAGAGGACAGCGAAAATTTATTGAAGCTTATTTTACAATTGAAGAAGCAGGGCATCTCATCTATTATCATTTCTCATAAGCTGAATGAAATCGCAAAAGTAGCTGATTCGATTACGATT is from Candidatus Cohnella colombiensis and encodes:
- a CDS encoding sensor histidine kinase, which gives rise to MHPFKSQERRSLLRRLLPRNLPIRYKLLVHFLLITILPSLMLGVLTDLVVNRIIDRQMNENTLQLITKVNRSLEFYVSNVQNTTYLISYNPQIREFLYQEKLDQAARDEGLEFMRGFPTLQTEIAGIMVVNSQGDYLSNDMYSRSSAKDLTLERWYQEAVATKGIFKVIGHPHGRNITTHANYKDNEVVSAVRAILDPETQKVMGVVLIDLKLRVIVETAQDVRLGKTGLLMVMDENGDPIYVPKQLGFQSIPLNWFKGQTSGQFVEQINGRELQFIFRKSSFTNWSTIGVFSTDEAAPEVRQIRLYIGTFVFVVCLLGITASFALSHGISRPIHRLMAFMQRAESGDLKTRYWGDAMDEIGMLGRSYNSMLTKINDLLQLTEKQEKQKWEAELRILQAQIKPHFLYNTLDTIHWMARKQGAEDVSEMVEALSKLFRIGLSKGNEFIPLAEEFDHIRSYLQIQKLRYKDKLKYTLDLDSRIAHLPVLKVILQPIVENAIYHGIKERRGPGNITVTGMRLDDRIHLSVSDDGVGMNEQTLVQIRGRLNNPLNAQAETNGSGYGLANVQARIKLTYHSTNCGIFIDSKPGSGTIVSLTYPIHEEEE
- a CDS encoding response regulator, producing MQSSKWKVIIADDEQIIREGIREVIDWPTLGMEVVAEAEDGEEALELAIHHKSDVMLVDLNMPIMNGLTLIQELRRQLPEIRIVIVTGHDEFNYAQQAVHFGVDEYILKPAYPAQLTEVLHRIKHQLEQSYEQEKLMEHASRQIRKNIPLLRERFCNEWIEDALSKQEVQEQLRFLHLPNTPPSIFGIIRWPEIDLGQSVRPERERQLMLFAIENIAEEIISPYTTVLFRDPLGFICVVVWDTTDITLFTSIELSVNQYLKLQVIANAEPIDCGLDGVAAAYRKARGGVYKEASISPLVRRARQYLRDHYEDPMLSLDGTAKAIGVSSVYLSRLFKQELGISFVTLLTQIRISKSAQLLNATTRSIADIAGAVGYDSQHYFSTIFKKTVGVSPIRYRKGEPFEEE
- the chvE gene encoding sugar ABC transporter substrate-binding protein; translation: MKKSSIIALMLVLIVVLAACGKNNNESTGGKSSDGEKGTIGIAMPTKSSERWVNDGANMVKEFKNLGYGTDLQYGEDVIENQVSQIENMITKGVKLLVIASIDGEALTDVLQKAADAKIPVIAYDRLIKKSEHVSYYATFDNFKVGVLQASYLEEKLGLKEGKGPFNIELFAGSPDDNNAYFFFDGAMSVLQPYIDSGKLVVKSGQTKFDQVATLRWDGGVAQSRMDNLLSANYSSANVDAVLSPYDGITIGILSSLKGVGYGSSDKPLPITSGQDAELASVKSIIAGEQTSTVFKDTRELAKVAVNMAVAVLSNKTPEINDEKTYDNGVKIVPSYLLVPISVDKSNYKEVLVDSGYFTEDQLK